In one Poecilia reticulata strain Guanapo linkage group LG8, Guppy_female_1.0+MT, whole genome shotgun sequence genomic region, the following are encoded:
- the ndufab1b gene encoding NADH:ubiquinone oxidoreductase subunit AB1b: MAARVLQQCVRSLGRPSLRLCPVNLALRAAVAPAVTVHRPFSFAADSRRTRWLGQSRISSVGLLCRQYGDLPPLTLETIKDRVLYVLKLYDKINPEKLQVTSHFMKDLGLDSLDQVEIIMAMEDEFGFEIPDAEAEKLMTPEEIVQYIADKKDVYE, translated from the exons ATGGCGGCCCGTGTCCTGCAACAGTGTGTCCGCTCGCTTGGCCGGCCCTCATTGAGGCTTTGCCCAGTCAACCTCGCGCTCAGAGCGGCTGTCGCCCCGGCAGTCACCGTCCACCGACCATTCTCCTTCGCTGCAGACAGCCGGAGGACGCGGTGGCTGGGACAGAGCAGG ATCTCATCAGTGGGGTTGCTGTGCCGACAGTATGGCGACCTGCCCCCCCTCACCCTAGAAACCATCAAAGACCGYGTCTTGTATGTACTGAAACTCTACGACAAGATCAACCCAGAAAAG CTTCAGGTAACCTCCCATTTCATGAAAGATTTGGGATTGGACAGCTTGGACCAGGTGGAGATCATAATGGCCATGGAAGACGAGTTTG GCTTTGAGATCCCAGATGCCGAAGCGGAGAAGCTCATGACTCCTGAGGAGATTGTACAGTACATTGCAGACAAGAAGGATGTTTATGAATAA
- the LOC103468582 gene encoding trinucleotide repeat-containing gene 6A protein isoform X2, with protein sequence MAPIRDSVSHSPNQTGLEHPGLDSQYEPPPWSSGSPCSSDGNSNWSKVLGDGSSDKSNNTCSPSSSVWPPSSSSFSCSSSSSGCGSGSDPELASECMDADSNSSVGSEKNLGLAATTVMMMSANTSSSVSSTASSPSSLTSTMMVGVGVNGDSNICQVGGIGTLSNANNENDITGSSHYSMAGSSSIGSNNMSNHNNKLFGSSGVWSSQSGSNMNTIGGSNSYINGGSNPNILNPNANHGAWPQNPTPNPVCQGQRPPQAHGMTSKLGVVPHQGPLMAWGGMAAPESSSMMEDTEVNNGTSSSKVLGGSNSGNGSLLPSNLNTEPNGPNNTILMNTTTTTNATMTSSPPDSTASPLLSGERSWGSIGGGNGGPLANGSPSLAPQHPQGESGGSGAFGTPWGAATYPVDKGPLNVDTVNSQNSSTAAFKSNNNHNNTGAPRSDQGPTNTPNQPQSNLSWSVGPNQIPGSTGQAPGSGNQTTVGPPAGIPRPWGSSASSSSSSSSSSSSTSNSKMSNGEWGSATTGNSSDAGIQKGSSTNNGWKSLEDDAMGMGGAGAGSGSQGMGGVTGGWGRSGGSEGSCESSGGRSSSDRDVNQSTGGNRRKGNHTPSTTPAITRADVDPRVLSNTGWGQTPIRQNTAWDVNSPMVNQGPKRDERKQSSGGSSWGTATSAAPSQTSGGWGVGPTSSGPDSGGSGWGEQKQTSGWDSKGGGGWDDGSSYKGGNSSNTWNNNNNNVKEDRSMTWTNTPKMQQGWGSNSGNGSEGWGSGGDGTRTGASNHWGEPQKGASSVGWDSDSDRSGSGCWSDPSRTTSSSSTWVGSGGSNTPDQSTPNPGSNWGDPVHKPNPQSSSQGWGEPGKNNHGAQNWGEANTKPSNEWSKGPESSMSRGNQGSSKPTGWLGGPMPAVGQKENVATGWEEPSPESIRRRMEIDDGTAAWGDPGKYSGGAVNMWSRTTQSDPEPMAPPSQNKPHPAHSSMPPVQHVNQDKTSTSSWGEPYSQQKESSSWGEPSAGPPVTVDNGTSAWGKPMDTSAGWDEPNKDVRESGSGWGNQHKPGPKPMETWGSEDVSMSNSWDQEEEVEIGMWSNNQQDSRSHDQNTWNYKQKGPNKMNKPVNKQDDPWKPFIAQFNSMSFSRDSPDESMKPGSGMGXDKRMDMSSMGDYNGVMGKNPVSRHQYHKDSVVDRPYFDKLSAYDSPASDELSSNQSMSLSPSNSAQPIPCFNSGPSPSHSSSGAAPQNVNPMLGGSSVAQGRGGPQSQPPTQPNLRNQVPPTILPSQVPPSLLKYPGANGGLNPLFGQQVAVLNQLSQLNQLSQLNQLSQLQRLLFQHQQQQKVQSQRAMPVGRQTEQTRPIGSSPSMMQPPRQLKPYPDNYLSQNTPDLQKDSSSIGSFGNFSFGLNSNQNVTLDMGVGGGSSSGGGAVNYKELPQSRLKKLWAADPLEQNSKPGAMSSGLRLDDSPFYDFLSPGPSPLSPPGQSMGSVGDGWPPRANSPPPHGNTVTWPPEFRPGEPWKGYPNIDPETDPYVTPGSVINNLSINTVRDTXLLRDRNNGPSSSLNTTMPSNSAWSSIRASSHSGSLTSTAQSTSARPSESKWSPGGGSVSNSSLAHELWKVPLSPKPLPVAAPSRPPPGLTSQKPSPASSGWDGSALRLGGWSSSESRYTPGSSWGDSSSSGRTQWLVLKNLTPQIDGSTLRTLCMQHGPLITFHLNLPHGNAVVCYSSKDEAAKAQKSLHMCVLGNTTILAEFATEEEISRFFAQGQSLATPSSGWQAIGSSQSRMDQSHPFPSRASEPSQWNSGDLHRSSLWGGPNYSSSLWGNPSAAEQGRISSSSPISSFLPVDHLTGSGDSM encoded by the exons GTTTGGAGCATCCTGGCTTGGACTCCCAGTATGAGCCTCCCCCCTGGTCCTCTGGCTCCCCGTGCAGCAGTGATGGTAACAGCAACTGGAGCAAAGTCCTAGGTGACGGGAGTTCCGACAAATCCAACAACACTTGTTCACCCAGCTCCTCTGTGTggcctccctcctcctcctcattttcttgctcctcatcctcctctggCTGTGGTTCAGGGTCCGATCCGGAGTTGGCATCAGAATGCATGGATGCAGATTCTAACTCTTCAGTCGGTTCAGAGAAGAACCTCGGCCTTGCTGCGACTacagtgatgatgatgtcaGCCAACACTTCTTCCTCCGTGTCCTCCACAGCTTCTTCCCCCTCCTCCCTGACATCCACCATGATGGTTGGTGTCGGCGTGAACGGAGACAGCAACATTTGTCAGGTCGGAGGCATCGGAACCTTAAGCAACGCAAATAACGAAAACGATATCACCGGATCCTCACACTACTCCATGGCTGGGTCCAGCAGTATTGGCAGCAATAATATGAGTAACCACAACAACAAGCTATTTGGCAGTAGTGGTGTATGGAGCTCCCAGTCAGGCAGCAACATGAACACCATCGGTGGAAGCAACTCTTATATAAATGGAGGGTCaaacccaaacattttaaacccaAATGCCAACCACGGTGCCTGGCCACAGAATCCAACCCCAAACCCGGTGTGCCAGGGCCAAAGGCCTCCACAGGCTCACGGGATGACTTCCAAACTGGGTGTGGTTCCTCACCAGGGGCCCTTAATGGCCTGGGGGGGCATGGCAGCTCCAGAGAGCAGCAGTATGATGGAAGACACTGAGGTGAATAATGGTACATCGAGCAGCAAGGTGTTAGGAGGCAGCAACAGTGGCAATGGCAGTCTGCTGCCTAGCAACCTTAACACTGAACCCAATGGACCAAATAACACTATCCTGATgaatactactactactactaacgCCACAATGACCTCTAGTCCACCAGACTCTACCGCCTCACCCCTGCTTAGCGGGGAGCGTTCCTGGGGCTCCATTGGAGGAGGAAATGGGGGGCCGCTGGCCAATGGAAGCCCCTCATTAGCTCCCCAGCACCCTCAAGGAGAATCGGGGGGTAGTGGGGCTTTTGGTACGCCTTGGGGCGCAGCTACCTACCCTGTAGACAAAGGCCCCCTTAATGTAGACACTGTGAACTCCCAGAACTCCTCTACTGCTGCTTTTAAGAGTAATAATAACCACAATAACACTGGGGCCCCACGGTCGGACCAAGGGCCCACCAACACCCCGAACCAGCCTCAAAGTAACTTGTCCTGGAGCGTTGGCCCTAATCAAATCCCAGGCTCTACAGGCCAAGCTCCTGGAAGTGGAAACCAAACTACTGTGGGCCCTCCAGCAGGGATCCCTCGCCCGTGGGGGAGCAGcgcatcttcctcttcctcgtcgTCGTCATCGTCGTCTTCCACCTCGAACAGCAAAATGTCAAACGGAGAATGGGGATCAGCGACGACTGGCAACAGTTCAGACGCAGGAATTCAGAAAGGAAGTTCTACCAACAATGGGTGGAAGAGCCTCGAGGATGACGCTATGGGTATGGGAGGAGCAGGAGCAGGCAGCGGGAGTCAGGGCATGGGAGGAGTCACTGGAGGCTGGGGACGCTccggaggaagtgaaggaagttGTGAAAGCTCCGGAGGTCGATCCAGCTCAGACAGAGACGTCAACCAGTCTACAGGAGGAAACCGCAGGAAAGGCAACCATACCCCATCGACGACGCCAGCCATAACCCGGGCCGATGTGGACCCGAGGGTTCTTTCCAACACTGGATGGGGACAAACGCCCATACGGCAGAACACCGCTTGGGATGTCAATTCTCCCATGGTCAATCAGGGTCCTAAAAGGGATGAAAGAAAGCAGAGCAGCGGGGGTTCCAGCTGGGGTACAGCAACATCGGCAGCTCCCTCCCAGACCTCTGGAG GTTGGGGGGTTGGGCCAACCAGCTCAGGCCCTGATAGCGGAGGCTCTGGCTGGGgagagcagaaacaaacatcagGTTGGGACAGTAAAGGAGGTGGTGGCTGGGATGATGGATCCAGTTACAAGGGTGGTAACAGCAGCAACAcctggaacaacaacaacaacaacgttAAAGAGGACAG GTCAATGACATGGACTAATACACCCAAAATGCAGCAGGGCTGGGGGTCCAACAGTGGAAACGGTAGCGAGGGATGGGGCAGCGGTGGCGACGGCACCAGAACAGGAGCCAGCAACCACTGGGGGGAACCTCAGAAGGGTGCCAGCTCAGTGGGCTGGGACAGCGACAGCGACCGCTCCGGCTCCGGATGTTGGAGCGACCCAAGCCggaccaccagcagcagcagcacctggGTAGGCAGCGGAGGATCGAATACTCCTGACCAGAGCACTCCAAACCCCGGCTCCAACTGGGGAGACCCGGTCCACAAGCCCAACCCTCAAAGTAGCAGCCAAGGCTGGGGTGAGCCGGGGAAGAACAACCATGGAGCTCAGAACTGGGGGGAAGCCAACACTAAACCTTCTAACGAATGGAGTAAAGGTCCTGAATCCAGCATGTCCAGGGGCAACCAGGGTTCCAGCAAACCCACAG GCTGGCTTGGTGGCCCAATGCCTGCTGTAGGCCAGAAGGAGAACGTTGCAACCGGGTGGGAGGAACCTTCTCCGGAGTCCATCCGTCGAAGAATGGAGATCGATGACGGAACTGCAGCGTGGGGAGATCCTG GTAAATACAGCGGAGGCGCTGTCAACATGTGGAGCAGGACCACTCAGTCGGACCCGGAGCCCATGGCCCCGCCCTCTCAGAATAAACCCCACCCAGCACACAGCTCAATGCCGCCTGTGCAGCACGTCAACCAGGACAAAACYTCCACTTCAA GCTGGGGGGAGCCCTACTCTCAGCAGAAGGAGTCTTCCTCATGGGGGGAACCTTCAGCTGGTCCACCTGTGACGGTGGACAACGGGACATCTGCCTGGGGGAAGCCCATGGACACCAGCGCTGGCTGGGACGAACCCAACAAGGATGTCAGAGAATCTGGGTCAGGATGGGGCAATCAGCACAAGCCTG GTCCCAAGCCTATGGAGACGTGGGGTAGTGAGGACGTGTCCATGAGCAACAGCTGGgaccaggaggaggaggtggagattGGGATGTGGAGCAACAACCAACAGGACAGTCGGTCTCATGACCAGAACACGTGGAACTACAAGCAAAAAGGCCCCAACAAG ATGAACAAACCAGTCAACAAGCAGGATGACCCTTGGAAACCTTTTATCGCCCAGTTCAACAGCATGTCTTTCTCT AGGGACTCTCCTGACGAGTCCATGAAGCCAGGATCAGGCATGGGTRCGGACAAACGTATGGACATGAGCAGCATGGGGGACTACAACGGCGTCATGGGGAAGAACCCAGTCTCTCGACACCAGTATCACAAGGACTCTGTCGTAGATCGTCCTTACTTTGACAAG ctttctgcTTATGATAGCCCTGCTTCTGATGAGCTCTCCTCCAATCAAAGCATGAGCCTTTCCCCTAGCAATTCTGCTCAGCCTATCCCCTGTTTCAACTCCGGGCCCTCCCCTTCCCACTCTAGTTCTGGGGCCGCTCCGCAG aatGTAAATCCCATGTTGGGTGGCAGCAGCGTAGCACAGGGCCGAGGAGGCCCCCAGTCCCAACCCCCAACTCAACCCAATCTTCGCAACCAAGTGCCTCCGACCATCCTGCCCTCTCAG gtccctccctctctgctgaAGTACCCAGGAGCTAACGGTGGATTGAACCCTCTGTTTGGTCAGCAGGTGGCTGTGCTCAACCAACTCTCCCAGCTCAACCAACTCTCCCAGCTCAACCAGCTCAGCCAGTTACAG CGTCTTCTCtttcagcatcagcagcagcaaaaggTTCAAAGCCAGAGGGCCATGCCCGTAGGTCGTCAGACTGAACAG ACACGTCCCATTGGTTCGTCTCCATCAATGATGCAGCCTCCACGGCAACTCAAACCGTACCCCGACAATTACTTGTCCCAAAACACCCCAGACCTTCAGAAGGACAGTTCCTCCATCGGCTCCTTCGGCAACTTCTCCTTTG GCTTGAATTCTAACCAGAATGTAACCCTGGACATGGGTGTTGGGGGTGGAAGCAGCAGTGGCGGAGGAGCTGTGAACTACAAAGAGCTGCCCCAGTCCAGACTGAAGAAACTTTGGGCTGCTGACCCCCTGGAGCAGAACAGCAAACCTG GTGCTATGTCGTCTGGACTCCGTCTGGACGACTCTCCTTTCTATGATTTCCTGTCTCCCGGCCCGTCTCCCCTGAGTCCTCCTGGTCAATCAATGGGCTCTGTGGGGGATGGCTGGCCACCCCGTGCCAACTCCCCTCCTCCCCATGGAAATACTGTCACCTGGCCCCCAG AGTTCCGGCCCGGGGARCCTTGGAAAGGTTACCCCAACATCGACCCTGAGACTGACCCGTACGTGACCCCTGGTAGTGTCATCAACAACCTTTCAATCAACACCGTCCGCGACACAGAMCTCCTCAGGGACAGGAACAAYG GGCCATCCTCATCACTGAACACCACGATGCCTTCTAACAGTGCCTGGTCATCCATTCGTGCCTCCAGCCACAGCGGTTCCCTCACCAGTACAGCACAAAGCACTTCAG CTAGACCCAGTGAGTCAAAGTGGTCTCCTGGCGGCGGTTCTGTGTCCAACTCCTCTTTAGCCCATGAGCTTTGGAAGGTCCCCCTGTCTCCTAAGCCGCTGCCGGTAGCAGCCCCCTCCAGACCACCGCCTGGCCTCACCAGCCAGAAGCCCAGCCCCGCCTCCTCCGGCTGGGACGGCTCTGCCCTGAGGCTGGGGGGCTGGAGCTCCTCCGAGTCCAGATACACGCCCG gcTCCAGTTGGGgtgacagcagcagctcagggagaaCCCAATGGCTCGTTCTGAAAAATCTCACACCTCAG ATTGACGGCTCTACAYTGAGGACTCTGTGCATGCAGCATGGCCCTCTGATCACATTCCACCTCAACCTGCCACATGGTAACGCCGTGGTTTGCTACAGCTCAAAGGATGAAGCCGCCAAGGCCCAGAAGAGCCTGCACAT GTGTGTTTTGGGGAACACTACTATACTGGCTGAGTTCGCCACCGAGGAGGAAATCAGCCGCTTCTTTGCACAAGGGCAGTCACTGGCCACGCCCTCCTCTGGCTGGCAGGCCATCGGCTCCTCTCAAAGCCGAATGGATCAGTCTCACCCCTTCCCCAGCCGCGCCTCTGAACCCAGCCAGTGGAACAGCGGCGACCTGCACAGATCCTCTCTGTGGGGCGGGCCCAACTACTCCAGTAGCCTGTGGGGGAACCCCAGCGCCGCTGAGCAGGGGCGGATCAGCAGCTCCTCTCCAATCAGCTCCTTCCTCCCGGTGGACCAYCTGACGGGCAGCGGGGACTCCATGTGA
- the LOC103468582 gene encoding trinucleotide repeat-containing gene 6A protein isoform X1, whose product MAPIRDSVSHSPNQTGLEHPGLDSQYEPPPWSSGSPCSSDGNSNWSKVLGDGSSDKSNNTCSPSSSVWPPSSSSFSCSSSSSGCGSGSDPELASECMDADSNSSVGSEKNLGLAATTVMMMSANTSSSVSSTASSPSSLTSTMMVGVGVNGDSNICQVGGIGTLSNANNENDITGSSHYSMAGSSSIGSNNMSNHNNKLFGSSGVWSSQSGSNMNTIGGSNSYINGGSNPNILNPNANHGAWPQNPTPNPVCQGQRPPQAHGMTSKLGVVPHQGPLMAWGGMAAPESSSMMEDTEVNNGTSSSKVLGGSNSGNGSLLPSNLNTEPNGPNNTILMNTTTTTNATMTSSPPDSTASPLLSGERSWGSIGGGNGGPLANGSPSLAPQHPQGESGGSGAFGTPWGAATYPVDKGPLNVDTVNSQNSSTAAFKSNNNHNNTGAPRSDQGPTNTPNQPQSNLSWSVGPNQIPGSTGQAPGSGNQTTVGPPAGIPRPWGSSASSSSSSSSSSSSTSNSKMSNGEWGSATTGNSSDAGIQKGSSTNNGWKSLEDDAMGMGGAGAGSGSQGMGGVTGGWGRSGGSEGSCESSGGRSSSDRDVNQSTGGNRRKGNHTPSTTPAITRADVDPRVLSNTGWGQTPIRQNTAWDVNSPMVNQGPKRDERKQSSGGSSWGTATSAAPSQTSGGWGVGPTSSGPDSGGSGWGEQKQTSGWDSKGGGGWDDGSSYKGGNSSNTWNNNNNNVKEDRSMTWTNTPKMQQGWGSNSGNGSEGWGSGGDGTRTGASNHWGEPQKGASSVGWDSDSDRSGSGCWSDPSRTTSSSSTWVGSGGSNTPDQSTPNPGSNWGDPVHKPNPQSSSQGWGEPGKNNHGAQNWGEANTKPSNEWSKGPESSMSRGNQGSSKPTGWLGGPMPAVGQKENVATGWEEPSPESIRRRMEIDDGTAAWGDPGKYSGGAVNMWSRTTQSDPEPMAPPSQNKPHPAHSSMPPVQHVNQDKTSTSSWGEPYSQQKESSSWGEPSAGPPVTVDNGTSAWGKPMDTSAGWDEPNKDVRESGSGWGNQHKPGPKPMETWGSEDVSMSNSWDQEEEVEIGMWSNNQQDSRSHDQNTWNYKQKGPNKMNKPVNKQDDPWKPFIAQFNSMSFSRDSPDESMKPGSGMGXDKRMDMSSMGDYNGVMGKNPVSRHQYHKDSVVDRPYFDKNVNPMLGGSSVAQGRGGPQSQPPTQPNLRNQVPPTILPSQVPPSLLKYPGANGGLNPLFGQQVAVLNQLSQLNQLSQLNQLSQLQRLLFQHQQQQKVQSQRAMPVGRQTEQTRPIGSSPSMMQPPRQLKPYPDNYLSQNTPDLQKDSSSIGSFGNFSFGLNSNQNVTLDMGVGGGSSSGGGAVNYKELPQSRLKKLWAADPLEQNSKPGAMSSGLRLDDSPFYDFLSPGPSPLSPPGQSMGSVGDGWPPRANSPPPHGNTVTWPPEFRPGEPWKGYPNIDPETDPYVTPGSVINNLSINTVRDTXLLRDRNNGRPHKMSLKCCPVILPRXKCEDVSXSFVNKGTRRSQVNQ is encoded by the exons GTTTGGAGCATCCTGGCTTGGACTCCCAGTATGAGCCTCCCCCCTGGTCCTCTGGCTCCCCGTGCAGCAGTGATGGTAACAGCAACTGGAGCAAAGTCCTAGGTGACGGGAGTTCCGACAAATCCAACAACACTTGTTCACCCAGCTCCTCTGTGTggcctccctcctcctcctcattttcttgctcctcatcctcctctggCTGTGGTTCAGGGTCCGATCCGGAGTTGGCATCAGAATGCATGGATGCAGATTCTAACTCTTCAGTCGGTTCAGAGAAGAACCTCGGCCTTGCTGCGACTacagtgatgatgatgtcaGCCAACACTTCTTCCTCCGTGTCCTCCACAGCTTCTTCCCCCTCCTCCCTGACATCCACCATGATGGTTGGTGTCGGCGTGAACGGAGACAGCAACATTTGTCAGGTCGGAGGCATCGGAACCTTAAGCAACGCAAATAACGAAAACGATATCACCGGATCCTCACACTACTCCATGGCTGGGTCCAGCAGTATTGGCAGCAATAATATGAGTAACCACAACAACAAGCTATTTGGCAGTAGTGGTGTATGGAGCTCCCAGTCAGGCAGCAACATGAACACCATCGGTGGAAGCAACTCTTATATAAATGGAGGGTCaaacccaaacattttaaacccaAATGCCAACCACGGTGCCTGGCCACAGAATCCAACCCCAAACCCGGTGTGCCAGGGCCAAAGGCCTCCACAGGCTCACGGGATGACTTCCAAACTGGGTGTGGTTCCTCACCAGGGGCCCTTAATGGCCTGGGGGGGCATGGCAGCTCCAGAGAGCAGCAGTATGATGGAAGACACTGAGGTGAATAATGGTACATCGAGCAGCAAGGTGTTAGGAGGCAGCAACAGTGGCAATGGCAGTCTGCTGCCTAGCAACCTTAACACTGAACCCAATGGACCAAATAACACTATCCTGATgaatactactactactactaacgCCACAATGACCTCTAGTCCACCAGACTCTACCGCCTCACCCCTGCTTAGCGGGGAGCGTTCCTGGGGCTCCATTGGAGGAGGAAATGGGGGGCCGCTGGCCAATGGAAGCCCCTCATTAGCTCCCCAGCACCCTCAAGGAGAATCGGGGGGTAGTGGGGCTTTTGGTACGCCTTGGGGCGCAGCTACCTACCCTGTAGACAAAGGCCCCCTTAATGTAGACACTGTGAACTCCCAGAACTCCTCTACTGCTGCTTTTAAGAGTAATAATAACCACAATAACACTGGGGCCCCACGGTCGGACCAAGGGCCCACCAACACCCCGAACCAGCCTCAAAGTAACTTGTCCTGGAGCGTTGGCCCTAATCAAATCCCAGGCTCTACAGGCCAAGCTCCTGGAAGTGGAAACCAAACTACTGTGGGCCCTCCAGCAGGGATCCCTCGCCCGTGGGGGAGCAGcgcatcttcctcttcctcgtcgTCGTCATCGTCGTCTTCCACCTCGAACAGCAAAATGTCAAACGGAGAATGGGGATCAGCGACGACTGGCAACAGTTCAGACGCAGGAATTCAGAAAGGAAGTTCTACCAACAATGGGTGGAAGAGCCTCGAGGATGACGCTATGGGTATGGGAGGAGCAGGAGCAGGCAGCGGGAGTCAGGGCATGGGAGGAGTCACTGGAGGCTGGGGACGCTccggaggaagtgaaggaagttGTGAAAGCTCCGGAGGTCGATCCAGCTCAGACAGAGACGTCAACCAGTCTACAGGAGGAAACCGCAGGAAAGGCAACCATACCCCATCGACGACGCCAGCCATAACCCGGGCCGATGTGGACCCGAGGGTTCTTTCCAACACTGGATGGGGACAAACGCCCATACGGCAGAACACCGCTTGGGATGTCAATTCTCCCATGGTCAATCAGGGTCCTAAAAGGGATGAAAGAAAGCAGAGCAGCGGGGGTTCCAGCTGGGGTACAGCAACATCGGCAGCTCCCTCCCAGACCTCTGGAG GTTGGGGGGTTGGGCCAACCAGCTCAGGCCCTGATAGCGGAGGCTCTGGCTGGGgagagcagaaacaaacatcagGTTGGGACAGTAAAGGAGGTGGTGGCTGGGATGATGGATCCAGTTACAAGGGTGGTAACAGCAGCAACAcctggaacaacaacaacaacaacgttAAAGAGGACAG GTCAATGACATGGACTAATACACCCAAAATGCAGCAGGGCTGGGGGTCCAACAGTGGAAACGGTAGCGAGGGATGGGGCAGCGGTGGCGACGGCACCAGAACAGGAGCCAGCAACCACTGGGGGGAACCTCAGAAGGGTGCCAGCTCAGTGGGCTGGGACAGCGACAGCGACCGCTCCGGCTCCGGATGTTGGAGCGACCCAAGCCggaccaccagcagcagcagcacctggGTAGGCAGCGGAGGATCGAATACTCCTGACCAGAGCACTCCAAACCCCGGCTCCAACTGGGGAGACCCGGTCCACAAGCCCAACCCTCAAAGTAGCAGCCAAGGCTGGGGTGAGCCGGGGAAGAACAACCATGGAGCTCAGAACTGGGGGGAAGCCAACACTAAACCTTCTAACGAATGGAGTAAAGGTCCTGAATCCAGCATGTCCAGGGGCAACCAGGGTTCCAGCAAACCCACAG GCTGGCTTGGTGGCCCAATGCCTGCTGTAGGCCAGAAGGAGAACGTTGCAACCGGGTGGGAGGAACCTTCTCCGGAGTCCATCCGTCGAAGAATGGAGATCGATGACGGAACTGCAGCGTGGGGAGATCCTG GTAAATACAGCGGAGGCGCTGTCAACATGTGGAGCAGGACCACTCAGTCGGACCCGGAGCCCATGGCCCCGCCCTCTCAGAATAAACCCCACCCAGCACACAGCTCAATGCCGCCTGTGCAGCACGTCAACCAGGACAAAACYTCCACTTCAA GCTGGGGGGAGCCCTACTCTCAGCAGAAGGAGTCTTCCTCATGGGGGGAACCTTCAGCTGGTCCACCTGTGACGGTGGACAACGGGACATCTGCCTGGGGGAAGCCCATGGACACCAGCGCTGGCTGGGACGAACCCAACAAGGATGTCAGAGAATCTGGGTCAGGATGGGGCAATCAGCACAAGCCTG GTCCCAAGCCTATGGAGACGTGGGGTAGTGAGGACGTGTCCATGAGCAACAGCTGGgaccaggaggaggaggtggagattGGGATGTGGAGCAACAACCAACAGGACAGTCGGTCTCATGACCAGAACACGTGGAACTACAAGCAAAAAGGCCCCAACAAG ATGAACAAACCAGTCAACAAGCAGGATGACCCTTGGAAACCTTTTATCGCCCAGTTCAACAGCATGTCTTTCTCT AGGGACTCTCCTGACGAGTCCATGAAGCCAGGATCAGGCATGGGTRCGGACAAACGTATGGACATGAGCAGCATGGGGGACTACAACGGCGTCATGGGGAAGAACCCAGTCTCTCGACACCAGTATCACAAGGACTCTGTCGTAGATCGTCCTTACTTTGACAAG aatGTAAATCCCATGTTGGGTGGCAGCAGCGTAGCACAGGGCCGAGGAGGCCCCCAGTCCCAACCCCCAACTCAACCCAATCTTCGCAACCAAGTGCCTCCGACCATCCTGCCCTCTCAG gtccctccctctctgctgaAGTACCCAGGAGCTAACGGTGGATTGAACCCTCTGTTTGGTCAGCAGGTGGCTGTGCTCAACCAACTCTCCCAGCTCAACCAACTCTCCCAGCTCAACCAGCTCAGCCAGTTACAG CGTCTTCTCtttcagcatcagcagcagcaaaaggTTCAAAGCCAGAGGGCCATGCCCGTAGGTCGTCAGACTGAACAG ACACGTCCCATTGGTTCGTCTCCATCAATGATGCAGCCTCCACGGCAACTCAAACCGTACCCCGACAATTACTTGTCCCAAAACACCCCAGACCTTCAGAAGGACAGTTCCTCCATCGGCTCCTTCGGCAACTTCTCCTTTG GCTTGAATTCTAACCAGAATGTAACCCTGGACATGGGTGTTGGGGGTGGAAGCAGCAGTGGCGGAGGAGCTGTGAACTACAAAGAGCTGCCCCAGTCCAGACTGAAGAAACTTTGGGCTGCTGACCCCCTGGAGCAGAACAGCAAACCTG GTGCTATGTCGTCTGGACTCCGTCTGGACGACTCTCCTTTCTATGATTTCCTGTCTCCCGGCCCGTCTCCCCTGAGTCCTCCTGGTCAATCAATGGGCTCTGTGGGGGATGGCTGGCCACCCCGTGCCAACTCCCCTCCTCCCCATGGAAATACTGTCACCTGGCCCCCAG AGTTCCGGCCCGGGGARCCTTGGAAAGGTTACCCCAACATCGACCCTGAGACTGACCCGTACGTGACCCCTGGTAGTGTCATCAACAACCTTTCAATCAACACCGTCCGCGACACAGAMCTCCTCAGGGACAGGAACAAYGGTAGGccacacaaaatgtctttaaaatgctGCCCCGTCATACTTCCTCGCTTSAAATGTGAAGATGTGAGTCYAAGTTTTGTAAATAAGGGAACTCGGAGGAGTCAAGTCAACCAATAA